The Salvelinus namaycush isolate Seneca chromosome 1, SaNama_1.0, whole genome shotgun sequence genome has a window encoding:
- the LOC120056088 gene encoding pro-adrenomedullin-like, whose translation MKLILQSFIYGCLLATIAQSVAGFQLEMSPELKMRLSIWMQSRLRRDLSSFSGERIAESVQFVSPEDVRDTLIPHSSTDISVRTKRSKNSVNQAWRPGCSLGTCTVHDLAHRIHQLNNKLKIGSAPIDKISPQGYGRRRRSLPERRATLRLEGGRLRPVWGNADSHVHKLEELFRRT comes from the exons ATGAAACTGATCCTGCAGTCTTTCATCTACGGCTGTCTGCTGGCCACCATTGCCCAGAGCGTGGCTGGATTCCAACTTGAAATGAGCCCAGAGCTCAAAATGAG GTTGAGCATATGGATGCAGAGCAGATTGAGACGAGATCTAAGCAGTTTTTCTGGAGAGAGGATAGCGGAGTCTGTACAGTTTGTCAGCCCAGAAGACGTCAGGGACACCCTGATTCCTCATTCCAG caCTGACATCAGTGTCCGAACCAAGAGGTCCAAAAATTCAGTGAACCAGGCCTGGAGACCGGGCTGCTCTCTGGGCACCTGCACTGTGCACGACCTGGCCCACCGCATCCACCAGCTCAACAACAAGCTAAAGATTGGTAGTGCACCCATCGACAAGATCAGCCCACAAGGCTACGGCCGGAGGCGTCGTTCCCTCCCTGAGCGCAGGGCCACACTGAGGCTGGAGGGGGGCAGGCTGAGGCCCGTGTGGGGCAACGCAGACTCACATGTTCACAAGCTGGAGGAGCTGTTCAGACGGACATGA